From a region of the Kaistia sp. 32K genome:
- a CDS encoding carbohydrate ABC transporter permease produces the protein MEHPVRKSLLMWLCLSPLMLVILFPFAVMVSTAVKPRLEVLSYPPHWLPSEIRLQNFADMWEATRLGPAVLNSVLVSIAATILCLLVAIPAAYASARMEFTGKRLFRQFLLVTQMLSPIVLVLGIFRLMARMGLVDQLPALVLAYVAFNLAFSVWMLQAYFQTIPKELEEAAKLDGASALQRLQRIFLPLALPAIGITAVFVFIYCWNEFVLAMTLLRSPENNTLTFQTFSLVGGRYQVEWDHVMAATLVASGPVAVIFALLQRSLVSGLTVGAVK, from the coding sequence ATGGAGCATCCGGTCCGGAAATCCCTTCTGATGTGGCTCTGCCTGTCGCCGCTGATGCTGGTGATCCTGTTTCCCTTCGCCGTCATGGTGTCGACGGCGGTGAAGCCGCGCCTGGAGGTGCTGTCCTATCCGCCGCACTGGCTGCCGAGCGAGATCCGGCTGCAGAACTTCGCCGACATGTGGGAGGCGACGCGGCTCGGGCCGGCGGTGCTCAACAGCGTGCTGGTCAGCATCGCCGCGACCATCCTCTGCCTGCTGGTCGCCATTCCGGCGGCCTATGCCTCGGCGCGGATGGAGTTCACGGGAAAGCGGCTGTTCCGCCAGTTCCTGCTCGTCACGCAGATGCTGTCGCCGATCGTGCTGGTGCTCGGCATCTTCCGGCTGATGGCGCGGATGGGGCTGGTCGACCAGCTGCCGGCGCTGGTGCTGGCCTATGTCGCCTTCAACCTCGCCTTCTCGGTCTGGATGCTGCAGGCCTATTTCCAGACCATCCCGAAGGAGCTGGAGGAGGCGGCGAAGCTCGACGGCGCCTCGGCGCTGCAACGGTTGCAGCGGATCTTCCTGCCGCTCGCCTTGCCGGCCATCGGCATCACGGCCGTGTTCGTCTTCATCTATTGCTGGAACGAATTCGTGCTGGCGATGACGCTGCTGCGCTCGCCCGAGAACAACACGCTGACCTTCCAGACCTTCTCGCTGGTCGGCGGCCGCTACCAGGTCGAATGGGACCACGTCATGGCGGCGACCCTGGTCGCCAGCGGGCCGGTCGCCGTCATCTTCGCGCTGCTGCAACGTTCGCTGGTCAGCGGGCTGACGGTCGGCGCCGTGAAATGA